A single Fundulus heteroclitus isolate FHET01 chromosome 4, MU-UCD_Fhet_4.1, whole genome shotgun sequence DNA region contains:
- the sema6dl gene encoding sema domain, transmembrane domain (TM), and cytoplasmic domain, (semaphorin) 6D, like isoform X3 — translation MGQGAAVLLSKVLLLLAASRTLLAVSFPEDIVPLDVVDAHFTRRYPVFRGRPSVNDSQHRLDFQLMTKIQDTLFIAGRDQVYLVSLRESYRNEIISYRKLTWRSGQGDREMCAVKGKHRDECHNFIKVLVPRNDDLVFICGTNGFNPMCRYYRLDNLEFDGEEINGLARCPFDSKQTNVALFAEGKLYSATVADFQASDSVIYRSMGDGSALRTIKYDSKWLKEPHFLHAAEYGNYVYFFYREIAVEHSNLGKVVYSRVARICKNDVGGSQRVLEKHWTSFVKARLNCSVPGESFFYFDVLQSITDIISINGVPSVVGVFTTQMNSIPGSAVCAFSMTDIEKVFMGRFKEQKTPDSVWTPFPEEKLPKPRPGSCAGHGPAASYKNSVEFPDDTLQFIKSHPLMDTAVPSIGDEPWFTKTRVRYRLTALAVDGQAGPHKNYTVVFIGAESGVVLKVLAKTSLVSLNDSLLLEEIDVFNKAKCPSNREDDKRVLSLHVDNNTHSLYVAFSSCVIRIPLSRCERHSSCQKSCIASRDPYCGWKPHGACERILPGVLKGYEQDVEYGNTTHLGDCQVFLGTTSAPDKPFGDPTSGVWDNHTGDSNQMVHMNILITCVFAAFLMGALLAGLIVFCYRDSVLRKPRHVHKDMESAPSCSDSTGSFVKLNGLFDSPVKEYQTNIDSPKLFTNLLSNGKDLNTPNGDTKTMILRDGCQPPELSALPTPESTPVLQQKGLQPIKNQWEKAHGKASGSRKEANTSAKSPHFLSSSPAPTNTNSNHPHLALGHSNIPSAVVLPNATHDQPNLDNGDETLPHSSEKKLKNPDGKGNRKEQKRSVDARNTLNDLLKHLNDSVANPKAILQEESGPRPRPHLMLEPMEELTEVPPAVPSREASLYSPSSSLPRHSPTKRVDVPMPSTPTTPTGSLSMGGTLERQRGGYQLHRSASHRQSLSTSPNGVTMGVSVSRGHSMNRGGYMPPTPPSRLDSHGAMVAPGMHSPHPPSVSRQSSYSGHGSLPRTGLKRTPSLKPDVPPKPNGFPPQTPQMRVVNKYSY, via the exons ATGGGCCAGGGAGCTGCGGTTCTGCTCAGCAAGGTTCTGCTATTGCTGGCAGCCTCACGCACTCTACTCGCAGTCAGCTTCCCGGAGGACATCGTGCCCCTCGACGTCGTCGACGCGCACT TTACTCGGAGGTACCCAGTGTTCAGAGGCAGGCCCTCTGTCAACGACTCGCAGCATCGCCTCGACTTTCAGCTGATGACCAAGATACAGGACACGTTATTTATCGCTGGCAG AGATCAGGTGTACCTCGTCAGTCTCCGAGAATCCTACAGGAATGAGATCATTTCTTACCGG AAGTTAACGTGGAGATCGGGCCAAGGTGACAGAGAGATGTGTGCTGTGAAGGGAAAACATAGA GATGAGTGCCACAACTTTATTAAAGTGCTCGTTCCCAGAAACGATGACCTGGTGTTCATCTGTGGCACCAACGGCTTCAACCCCATGTGCAGATACTACAGG CTGGATAACCTCGAGTTTGACGGGGAAGAGATCAATGGTTTGGCCCGGTGCCCGTTCGACTCCAAGCAAACCAACGTGGCCCTGTTCGCTG aaGGGAAGCTGTATTCTGCAACCGTGGCTGACTTCCAGGCCAGCGATTCTGTCATCTATCGTAGTATGGGTGATGGATCAGCTCTGAGAACAATCAAATATGATTCCAAATGGCTAAAAG agCCTCATTTCCTGCACGCAGCCGAGTATGGGAATTACGTGTACTTTTTCTACCGGGAGATTGCCGTGGAACACAGCAATTTGGGCAAG GTTGTTTATTCCCGAGTGGCCCGGATCTGTAAAAATGACGTGGGCGGGTCACAGAGGGTGCTGGAGAAGCACTGGACGTCTTTCGTGAAGGCAAGGCTGAACTGTTCCGTGCCGGGGGAGTCCTTCTTCTACTTTGATGTGCTTCAGTCAATCACCGACATCATCAGCATCAACGGCGTCCCCTCCGTGGTGGGCGTGTTCACGACACAGATGAACAG TATTCCAGGGTCAGCAGTGTGTGCCTTCTCCATGACTGATATAGAGAAAGTGTTCATGGGCCGGTTCAAGGAGCAGAAGACCCCTGACTCGGTGTGGACGCCGTTTCCAGAGGAGAAGCTGCCAAAACCACG ACCTGGGAGTTGTGCGGGTCACGGTCCAGCTGCATCCTATAAGAACTCCGTGGAGTTTCCAGACGACACCCTGCAGTTCATCAAGTCCCACCCCCTCATGGACACAGCTGTGCCTTCGATTGGGGACGAGCCTTGGTTCACCAAGACACGTGTCCG GTACCGACTGACAGCGCTGGCTGTAGACGGTCAAGCAGGACCCCATAAGAACTACACGGTGGTCTTCATCGGCGCCGAATCTGGGGTCGTCCTCAAGGTTTTAGCAAAGACCTCCCTTGTATCCCTGAACGACAGCCTGTTACTGGAGGAGATCGACGTCTTCAATAAGGCCAA GTGCCCGTCTAACCGTGAGGATGACAAGCGTGTCCTCTCGCTGCATGTGGACAACAACACACACAGCCTTTATGTCGCATTTTCAAGCTGTGTCATCCGTATTCCCCTGAGTCGCTGTGAAAGGCACTCCTCCTGCCAAAA GTCATGCATTGCATCAAGGGACCCTTACTGTGGCTGGAAGCCCCACGGAGCCTGTGAGAGGATACTGCCCGGTGTTTT GAAAGGATACGAGCAAGACGTTGAATACGGGAACACCACCCACCTCGGAGATTGTCAAG tgtttttggGCACTACCTCAGCGCCAGACAAACCATTTGGCGATCCTACCTCTG GTGTGTGGGATAATCATACAGGTGACAGCAACCAGATGGTCCACATGAACATCCTCATCACCTGCGTCTTTGCGGCTTTTCTCATGGGGGCTCTCCTGGCCGGGCTAATTGTTTTCTGTTACCGAGACTCTGTCCTCCGTAAACCAAGACATGTCCACAAGGACATGGAGTCTGCACCATCCTGCTCTGACTCTACTGGGAGTTTTGTAAAACTCAATGGCCTGTTTGATAGCCCTGTAAAG GAGTACCAAACCAACATTGATTCTCCCAAGCTGTTCACCAATCTGCTGAGCAATGGTAAAGACTTAAATACGCCCAATGGTGACACCAAGACCATGATCCTGCGAGACGGCTGTCAGCCCCCTGAGTTGTCTGCTCTGCCCACACCAGAGTCTACCCCAGTTCTTCAGCAAAAAGGCCTGCAGCCCATCAAAAATCAGTGGGAAAAAGCACATGGAAAAGCCAGTGGGTCCCGTAAGGAGGCGAACACATCAGCCAAGAGTCCACATTTCCTTTCTTCTTCACCTGCACCTACTAACACCAACTCCAACCACCCTCACCTCGCCCTGGGTCACTCCAATATCCCCAGTGCGGTTGTGTTGCCCAACGCCACACATGACCAGCCTAACCTCGACAATGGCGATGAAACTTTGCCACATTCATCTGAAAAGAAACTCAAGAATCCAGATGGTAAGGGGAACAGGAAAGAACAGAAGAGGTCTGTGGATGCTAGGAATACTCTCAATGACCTTTTAAAACATCTCAATGACTCTGTGGCCAACCCTAAGGCCATTCTACAAGAAGAATCAGGGCCCCGCCCGAGGCCTCATCTCATGCTGGAGCCCATGGAGGAACTGACTGAAGTACCCCCAGCTGTGCCCAGCCGTGAGGCTTCCTTGtactctccctcctcctctctacCAAGGCACAGCCCCACTAAAAGAGTTGATGTGCCCATGCCCTCTACTCCCACTACACCCACGGGAAGCTTGAGTATGGGGGGCACCCTGGAGAGGCAAAGAGGGGGTTACCAACTCCACCGGAGTGCCTCTCATAGGCAGTCCTTATCAACCTCACCAAATGGGGTAACCATGGGGGTGTCTGTGTCTCGCGGGCACAGTATGAATAGAGGAGGATACATGCCCCCAACCCCACCCTCAAGACTTGACTCTCATGGTGCAATGGTAGCACCCGGGATGCACTCTCCCCACCCACCTTCTGTTTCCCGACAGAGTAGCTACAGTGGGCATGGCTCGCTTCCCCGAACAGGACTTAAAAGGACCCCATCATTAAAGCCAGACGTGCCCCCAAAACCCAATGGGTTTCCTCCACAGACTCCACAAATGCGAGTGGTCAACAAGTACAGTTATTAA